Proteins from one Geomonas agri genomic window:
- a CDS encoding response regulator has product MIECDERELWIMGLGERVERGAIVCSYLAEGGHRARTAKVGELSGCTPRAILLDLSPWSDDGWGVLLALKENPATREIPILPMYLSEIGQVGAVFPVAGFFTLPIDTAYMTRKLNQLGLTDESDDYDLQVMLVTRKGEEQVQHAITKLGFEVVNAYTGKEAVALGTIIHPYMMFCALMLPDQAAFELLERFRLYPQTRNIPFFVLLKGEMKDGERQAMSRSIEHLVRKKWLTRQEFLAYFKKGKE; this is encoded by the coding sequence ATGATCGAATGTGACGAGCGAGAACTTTGGATCATGGGACTGGGCGAGCGAGTGGAGCGCGGCGCCATCGTCTGCAGCTACCTTGCGGAAGGGGGGCATCGCGCCAGGACGGCCAAGGTGGGCGAACTCTCGGGGTGCACACCGCGGGCGATCCTGCTGGATCTCTCCCCTTGGTCCGACGACGGCTGGGGCGTGCTGCTTGCCCTGAAGGAGAACCCGGCGACGCGCGAGATCCCGATCCTTCCCATGTACCTGAGCGAAATCGGCCAGGTCGGCGCTGTCTTCCCGGTAGCGGGCTTTTTCACCCTCCCCATCGACACCGCCTACATGACCAGGAAACTGAATCAACTGGGGCTTACGGACGAGTCGGACGACTACGACCTGCAGGTGATGCTGGTAACTCGCAAAGGTGAGGAGCAGGTACAGCACGCCATCACCAAGCTCGGCTTTGAAGTCGTTAACGCCTATACCGGCAAGGAGGCGGTGGCCCTGGGCACCATCATCCACCCCTACATGATGTTCTGCGCGCTGATGCTCCCTGACCAGGCCGCTTTCGAGCTCCTGGAGCGTTTCCGGCTCTACCCGCAGACGAGGAACATCCCGTTCTTCGTGCTACTCAAGGGAGAGATGAAGGACGGCGAGCGCCAGGCCATGAGCCGTAGTATCGAGCACTTGGTGCGCAAGAAGTGGCTCACCCGCCAGGAGTTCTTGGCCTACTTCAAGAAGGGCAAAGAGTAA
- a CDS encoding SDR family oxidoreductase, with the protein MTSSGKRVVVITGASAGVGRATAHSFAREGARIGLFARNQERLEAAREEVERLGGQALVLVGDVANPQRVEEAAAEVEREFGPIDVWVNNAMTSVFSSFKDMTPEEFRRVTEVTYLGAVHGTMAALKRMLPRNRGMVIQVGSALSDRSIPLQSAYCGAKHGMRGFTDSIRCELIHEKSRVHITMVQLPAMNTPQFDWVESRLPNRPQPVPPIYQPDVAADTIVWASHHRRREIYVGLPTVKAMWGNKVSRGLLDLYLGLTGYKSQQTDEPERPDRSGNLWQTVPGPYTAHGRFDARSKGFSTQVWLSENKWGLGALLAGGLAAGAVLARVRRRG; encoded by the coding sequence GTGACGTCATCGGGAAAAAGGGTGGTTGTGATAACCGGCGCATCCGCGGGGGTTGGGCGCGCCACGGCGCACTCCTTCGCACGAGAGGGGGCGCGGATAGGGCTCTTCGCCAGGAACCAGGAACGCTTGGAGGCGGCCCGCGAGGAGGTGGAGCGGCTGGGGGGACAGGCGCTGGTGCTGGTCGGTGACGTGGCCAACCCGCAGCGTGTCGAGGAGGCCGCGGCGGAGGTGGAAAGAGAATTCGGCCCCATCGACGTCTGGGTCAATAACGCCATGACCTCGGTCTTCTCCTCATTTAAGGACATGACGCCCGAGGAGTTCAGGCGGGTAACCGAGGTGACGTATCTCGGGGCGGTGCACGGCACCATGGCGGCACTGAAGCGGATGCTGCCGCGCAACCGGGGCATGGTGATCCAGGTCGGCTCGGCGCTCTCGGACCGCAGCATTCCGCTGCAGTCTGCCTACTGCGGCGCCAAGCACGGCATGAGGGGCTTTACCGACTCGATCCGCTGCGAACTGATCCACGAGAAGAGCCGGGTGCACATCACCATGGTTCAGCTTCCCGCCATGAACACGCCACAGTTTGATTGGGTCGAGTCGCGGCTTCCCAACCGGCCGCAGCCGGTCCCCCCCATCTACCAGCCGGACGTCGCCGCGGACACCATCGTCTGGGCCTCGCACCACCGACGCCGTGAAATATACGTTGGGCTGCCTACGGTTAAGGCGATGTGGGGCAACAAGGTTTCGCGCGGCCTGCTCGACCTCTACCTCGGGCTCACCGGGTACAAGTCACAGCAGACCGACGAACCCGAGCGGCCCGATCGCTCTGGCAACCTCTGGCAAACGGTACCCGGCCCCTACACAGCGCACGGCCGCTTCGACGCCCGTTCCAAGGGGTTCAGCACACAGGTGTGGCTCTCGGAAAACAAGTGGGGACTGGGGGCGCTTTTGGCTGGTGGCCTCGCGGCCGGCGCGGTTCTCGCCAGGGTTAGGCGGAGAGGCTAA
- a CDS encoding DNA-binding protein codes for MKRRILSMVAASLLAVSLAASAWAAPWQGWRGSGGWGMKGAYQRLYDPAKVETVSGEVVKVELMSGRKAPGNGVHLLLRTGQEAIPVHLGPAWFLERLDTKIEKGDTVEVKGARVTFDGKPAIIAAEVKKGDAVLQLRDQSGAPVWAGWRR; via the coding sequence ATGAAAAGAAGAATTCTCTCCATGGTTGCGGCATCCCTGCTTGCCGTCTCACTCGCTGCATCGGCCTGGGCCGCGCCCTGGCAGGGGTGGCGCGGTAGCGGCGGCTGGGGCATGAAAGGGGCCTACCAGCGGCTCTACGACCCGGCTAAGGTCGAGACGGTGAGCGGCGAGGTGGTCAAGGTGGAGCTGATGTCGGGCAGGAAGGCGCCGGGAAACGGCGTACACCTGCTGCTGCGCACCGGCCAGGAGGCCATTCCCGTCCACCTCGGTCCGGCCTGGTTCCTGGAGCGCCTCGACACCAAGATCGAGAAGGGAGATACGGTCGAGGTGAAGGGGGCCAGGGTGACCTTCGACGGAAAGCCGGCCATCATCGCCGCGGAAGTCAAGAAGGGAGATGCTGTGCTGCAACTGCGCGACCAGTCGGGTGCCCCGGTGTGGGCCGGGTGGCGCAGGTAA
- a CDS encoding tetratricopeptide repeat protein — protein sequence MKKVQALCPDGGAALYLKGVSLEAQGKNEDAVAAYRNAVAKTPNFLQAKGRLGLLLLTKGNREEASVLLFDAARQQDDPRYARALADIFLEGKLYALALAQYRQAQSAFAGDVALHLGIARSYTGLGDQQHALESLREALRLEPDNVTVHLELAALYQDGKLFDQAAAHLRQAIRVAPANANAHFRLAQLLEVMGKRDEAEQEYVLAGVQRAVTVADHLKRAAKYEDAGDFALAAAEYGSLLVKNPDTAGVREKLGDAQLAAGRDAEALSAYEDALRRKEDSSRLRYHLGTLYERKGDLDEAVANFAAALRLDPGNSDAHRRLADIHALRGELDEAIASYRELVSRQTDNPINYLKLARLLEKRHAYKDAAAAYDKALALDSSNSEAHRSVAFLLLRMKQPEQAERHLRDALQIDPRNSQARDALISLLVKQKRYDDTVLVLEEDARLNPQSADSQYRLGVIYAFKREDDKAFRQFDAALKLKPDHARALNAMGKLYLKEGDRDKAREAFAAARKADPDMLEPVELWSKLSADSKHHVKAQKSRSSKPAKKKKSTVKERDRKKKGGKRSSKR from the coding sequence GTGAAAAAAGTGCAGGCGCTATGCCCCGACGGCGGTGCCGCGCTTTATCTCAAAGGGGTTTCTCTCGAGGCGCAAGGGAAAAACGAGGACGCCGTTGCCGCATACCGCAACGCGGTTGCCAAAACCCCGAACTTCCTGCAGGCGAAGGGGCGCCTCGGGCTATTGCTGCTCACCAAGGGTAACCGCGAGGAGGCGTCCGTCCTCCTCTTCGATGCCGCCCGGCAGCAAGATGACCCGCGCTACGCCCGCGCCCTCGCCGACATTTTCCTGGAAGGGAAACTGTACGCGCTGGCGCTGGCCCAGTACCGGCAGGCGCAATCCGCCTTCGCAGGCGACGTCGCACTCCACCTCGGCATCGCCCGCAGCTACACCGGCCTTGGCGACCAGCAGCACGCCCTGGAGTCACTGCGGGAAGCGCTGCGCCTGGAACCGGACAACGTCACCGTTCACCTGGAACTGGCCGCCCTGTACCAGGATGGCAAGCTGTTCGATCAGGCTGCCGCTCACCTGCGCCAGGCGATCAGGGTGGCTCCCGCCAACGCCAATGCCCATTTCCGGCTGGCGCAGTTGCTCGAGGTGATGGGCAAGCGGGATGAGGCGGAACAGGAGTACGTGCTGGCAGGAGTGCAGCGCGCCGTCACCGTAGCTGACCACCTCAAGCGGGCGGCCAAGTACGAGGATGCCGGTGATTTCGCTCTGGCCGCCGCAGAGTACGGCTCGTTGCTGGTGAAGAACCCGGACACCGCGGGGGTGCGCGAGAAACTGGGGGACGCCCAACTGGCGGCCGGGCGGGATGCCGAAGCGCTCTCGGCCTACGAGGACGCCCTGCGCCGGAAGGAGGATTCCTCCCGGCTGCGCTACCACCTGGGCACCCTTTACGAGCGCAAAGGAGATCTCGACGAGGCAGTGGCCAACTTCGCGGCAGCGCTGCGGCTCGACCCTGGCAACAGCGACGCCCACAGGCGGCTGGCCGACATCCACGCCCTGCGCGGTGAGTTGGATGAGGCCATCGCTTCCTACCGGGAACTCGTGTCCCGGCAGACCGACAATCCCATCAACTACCTGAAACTCGCCCGACTGCTGGAGAAGCGACACGCGTACAAGGACGCCGCTGCCGCCTACGACAAGGCGCTCGCCCTCGACTCATCCAACAGCGAGGCCCATCGCAGCGTCGCGTTCTTGCTCCTGCGTATGAAACAGCCCGAACAGGCCGAACGGCACCTGCGCGACGCCCTGCAGATCGACCCGAGGAACTCGCAGGCGCGGGATGCTCTCATCTCGCTTCTTGTGAAGCAAAAGCGTTACGATGACACGGTCCTCGTCCTGGAAGAGGATGCTCGGCTCAATCCGCAAAGCGCCGACAGCCAGTACCGCCTCGGCGTCATCTACGCCTTCAAGCGGGAGGACGATAAAGCGTTCCGGCAGTTCGACGCTGCGCTCAAGCTCAAACCAGACCACGCCCGCGCCCTGAACGCAATGGGAAAGCTCTACCTCAAGGAGGGAGACCGCGACAAGGCGCGGGAGGCGTTCGCCGCAGCTAGAAAAGCCGATCCCGACATGCTGGAGCCCGTCGAACTGTGGAGCAAGCTAAGCGCGGATAGCAAGCACCATGTGAAAGCGCAGAAGTCCCGGTCGAGCAAGCCGGCTAAGAAGAAAAAATCGACCGTTAAAGAAAGAGACCGCAAGAAGAAGGGTGGGAAGCGGAGTTCGAAGCGGTAG
- the pal gene encoding peptidoglycan-associated lipoprotein Pal, with amino-acid sequence MKNTLKRLVPVLCTGVLIASGCAKQQTVKADQAVAPSATTQAAPAPTQAPTPAQQAAPATTALPSSTIKADSIQSQPAPLTKNEAALAGALEKIYFDFDSDVLSDAARKTLTENYAKLKAMPNVKIRIEGNCDERGSDEYNLALSERRAQSAMKYLVSLGIPASRLSTIGYGEEKPAVAGHDEAAWAKNRRDEFSINK; translated from the coding sequence ATGAAAAATACTCTGAAGCGGCTCGTGCCGGTTCTTTGCACAGGCGTACTCATCGCTAGCGGCTGCGCCAAGCAGCAGACCGTCAAGGCTGACCAAGCGGTCGCACCGTCCGCAACCACCCAGGCAGCCCCCGCCCCGACCCAGGCTCCTACCCCCGCCCAGCAGGCCGCGCCGGCAACCACCGCTCTGCCGTCCTCGACCATCAAGGCTGATTCGATCCAGTCGCAGCCCGCGCCGCTCACCAAGAATGAAGCCGCACTGGCCGGCGCTCTCGAAAAGATCTACTTCGACTTCGACTCCGACGTGCTGAGCGATGCCGCCAGGAAGACGCTGACCGAGAATTACGCGAAACTCAAGGCTATGCCTAACGTGAAGATCCGCATCGAGGGTAACTGCGACGAGCGCGGCTCCGACGAGTACAACCTCGCCCTGAGCGAGCGCCGTGCCCAGTCGGCGATGAAGTACCTGGTGTCCCTGGGAATTCCCGCCAGCCGCCTTTCCACCATCGGCTACGGTGAGGAGAAGCCCGCCGTTGCCGGCCACGACGAGGCCGCCTGGGCCAAGAACAGGCGCGACGAGTTCAGCATCAACAAGTAA
- a CDS encoding Tll0287-like domain-containing protein, whose translation MRSFSAKKAFASVYMVSYLVVGVAIVLTVNHQQRDAALVEAQEKARLILDSKLAIHSYFSKQLKPKLFELTDRYRSEQYFDPVWMSSTYAVREIDGYNKAFSKKDYYYKECAINARSPLNEADEVERAFLEELKKDPAMDSRSGIRGIGGRPFFVVMRRGESMEKDCLRCHSNPDKAPADLVREYGPMRSFNRHEGELVSAVSIRIPLEQAYASANRLSFHLSVLLLAILGGASLLQFLLMDDMLLRPLGLLRDRTDAILRDESRLGQDIPQLSRARELVELTGTFNDLSRHLRAEREGLVGQVRQRTAELQDLNQTLEQDVADRKAIQAELAAKVEQLEAALAKVRILEGVIPICSYCKKIRKDEEIWQQMELYISEHTDAMFSHGICPSCFEEHCKAGKQGELEGEDDEEF comes from the coding sequence ATGCGCAGCTTTTCCGCGAAAAAGGCTTTTGCTTCGGTTTACATGGTTTCCTACCTGGTTGTCGGGGTCGCAATCGTGCTGACGGTCAACCACCAGCAGCGCGATGCCGCTCTCGTCGAGGCGCAGGAGAAGGCGCGGCTGATCCTCGACAGCAAGCTCGCCATCCACAGCTACTTCTCGAAGCAGCTCAAGCCGAAACTTTTCGAGCTTACGGACCGGTATCGTTCCGAGCAGTACTTCGACCCGGTCTGGATGTCGTCAACCTACGCGGTGCGCGAGATCGACGGCTACAACAAAGCTTTCTCCAAGAAGGATTACTACTACAAGGAGTGCGCGATCAACGCCAGAAGCCCACTTAACGAGGCGGATGAGGTCGAGCGCGCTTTTCTGGAGGAACTGAAGAAGGATCCCGCGATGGATTCGCGGTCCGGGATCAGGGGGATCGGCGGCAGGCCCTTCTTTGTGGTGATGCGTCGTGGCGAGAGCATGGAGAAAGACTGCCTGCGCTGTCACAGTAACCCGGATAAGGCTCCTGCCGACCTGGTGCGGGAGTATGGCCCCATGCGCAGCTTCAACCGCCATGAAGGGGAGCTGGTTTCGGCGGTGTCCATCCGGATTCCCCTGGAGCAGGCCTATGCCAGCGCAAATCGGCTCTCGTTCCACTTGTCCGTTCTGCTGCTCGCCATCCTGGGGGGGGCATCCTTGCTGCAGTTCCTGTTGATGGATGATATGCTGCTGCGCCCGCTAGGCTTGTTGCGTGACCGCACCGATGCGATCCTGCGGGATGAAAGCCGGTTGGGGCAGGATATACCCCAACTGTCGCGGGCCAGGGAGTTGGTGGAACTGACCGGCACGTTCAACGATCTCTCCCGGCACCTGCGTGCGGAAAGGGAAGGGCTGGTGGGGCAGGTTCGGCAGAGGACCGCGGAATTGCAGGACCTGAACCAGACCCTGGAGCAGGACGTGGCTGATCGTAAGGCGATCCAGGCGGAATTGGCGGCCAAGGTGGAACAGTTGGAGGCTGCGCTGGCGAAGGTGCGTATCCTGGAGGGCGTGATACCGATTTGTTCCTACTGCAAGAAGATCCGTAAGGACGAGGAAATCTGGCAACAGATGGAACTCTATATCTCCGAGCATACCGATGCCATGTTCAGTCATGGCATCTGCCCCTCCTGTTTCGAGGAGCACTGCAAGGCGGGAAAACAGGGGGAGCTGGAGGGTGAGGATGATGAGGAGTTTTAA
- a CDS encoding winged helix-turn-helix transcriptional regulator encodes MQQDQAATELMTLRDREYKCGIDVTLALVGGKWKASILWHLAQETMRFSDLQRQFSDTTRKMLTQQLRELEMDGLVHRKVYPQVPPKVEYSLTEQGRTIFPILELMCDWGRNYAQAGSQP; translated from the coding sequence ATGCAGCAGGATCAAGCGGCAACGGAACTTATGACACTAAGGGACAGGGAGTACAAGTGCGGCATCGACGTGACGCTGGCGCTGGTCGGCGGCAAGTGGAAGGCGTCCATCCTCTGGCACCTGGCGCAGGAGACCATGCGCTTCTCCGACCTGCAGCGGCAGTTCTCAGATACTACGAGAAAGATGCTGACCCAACAGCTACGCGAGCTGGAGATGGACGGGCTGGTACACAGAAAGGTCTACCCGCAGGTCCCGCCTAAGGTCGAGTACTCCTTGACCGAGCAGGGACGGACCATCTTCCCCATCCTGGAATTGATGTGCGACTGGGGGCGCAACTACGCTCAAGCCGGCAGCCAGCCCTAG
- a CDS encoding flavodoxin family protein, with amino-acid sequence MKVVAFNGSPNKEGNTYHAIKIAAAELEKEGVEVEIVHVGNKAIRGCVACYQCVKNQNEQCAIKDDEVNEWVQKMKGADGIIIGSPVHYSGVGGTMKSFLDRAFFVAGVNGGLLRHKVGAAVVAVRRSGGVTTFDELNHFLNYSEMLLATSNYWNVIHGRVPGEALQDAEGVQIMRVLGRKIVWLMRLLENGKGVVPEPEREAKVMTNFIR; translated from the coding sequence ATGAAAGTCGTCGCATTCAACGGCAGCCCCAACAAGGAAGGGAACACGTACCATGCCATCAAGATCGCGGCCGCCGAGCTTGAGAAAGAGGGCGTAGAGGTCGAGATCGTCCACGTGGGTAACAAGGCCATCCGTGGCTGCGTCGCCTGTTATCAGTGTGTGAAGAACCAGAACGAACAGTGCGCCATCAAGGACGACGAGGTTAACGAGTGGGTCCAGAAGATGAAAGGGGCTGACGGCATCATCATCGGTTCCCCGGTGCACTATTCTGGCGTGGGCGGCACCATGAAGTCGTTCCTGGATCGCGCTTTCTTCGTTGCCGGGGTGAACGGTGGGTTGTTGCGCCACAAGGTGGGAGCCGCGGTCGTGGCGGTGCGCCGCTCGGGTGGGGTCACCACCTTCGACGAGCTGAACCACTTCCTGAACTACTCCGAGATGCTACTGGCTACCTCCAACTACTGGAACGTGATCCACGGCCGCGTGCCGGGCGAGGCGCTGCAGGATGCGGAAGGGGTGCAGATCATGCGCGTTCTGGGCAGGAAGATCGTCTGGCTCATGAGGCTTCTGGAAAACGGCAAGGGCGTGGTGCCCGAGCCGGAGCGTGAAGCCAAGGTCATGACCAACTTCATCAGGTAA
- a CDS encoding nitroreductase family protein, producing MLDFKIAKDKCTRCGLCVADCPAHVIDTAEGFPLITPEKEGGCYRCQHCFTVCPTGAVSILGLDPAESTPLAGDWRPDAAKLETLMKGRRSVRRYKPENLEPELMQRLLEVAWHAPTGVNTRQVRFTVIDDRDKLAAFRDELLAGIKRLVRDNALPEQLAFFADFVKLWEEQGVDVLFRGAPHLLVASVSDKSVCPMQDCVIALSYFELFAQANGVGTVWDGLAKIALADLVPEAQATLGIPEDHTLGYCMAFGKPAVQYARTVQHRGALIHRV from the coding sequence ATGCTGGATTTCAAGATTGCCAAAGATAAATGTACCCGGTGTGGGCTGTGCGTTGCCGACTGTCCGGCCCACGTCATCGACACGGCAGAAGGGTTTCCGCTGATCACGCCGGAGAAGGAAGGTGGCTGCTATCGCTGCCAGCACTGTTTCACGGTCTGCCCGACCGGCGCGGTCTCCATCCTGGGGCTCGACCCGGCCGAGAGCACGCCGCTGGCCGGCGATTGGCGCCCAGATGCGGCTAAGCTCGAAACGCTGATGAAGGGGCGGCGTTCGGTACGGCGCTACAAGCCGGAGAACCTGGAGCCGGAGCTGATGCAGCGGCTCCTCGAGGTGGCCTGGCACGCGCCGACCGGCGTGAACACTCGGCAGGTGCGTTTCACCGTCATCGACGACCGCGACAAGCTGGCTGCCTTCCGCGACGAACTCCTGGCCGGCATAAAGCGCCTGGTGCGGGACAACGCGCTCCCCGAACAGCTTGCTTTCTTTGCCGATTTCGTGAAGCTGTGGGAGGAGCAGGGAGTGGACGTGCTGTTCCGTGGCGCGCCGCACCTGTTGGTGGCGTCGGTCTCCGACAAGTCCGTCTGTCCGATGCAGGACTGCGTCATCGCGCTCAGCTACTTCGAGCTCTTCGCGCAGGCTAACGGCGTTGGGACCGTGTGGGATGGATTGGCGAAGATCGCCCTTGCCGACCTGGTGCCGGAAGCGCAAGCAACGTTGGGTATCCCGGAGGATCATACCCTCGGTTACTGCATGGCCTTCGGCAAGCCGGCGGTCCAGTATGCCCGCACCGTTCAGCACCGCGGCGCGCTGATCCACCGGGTTTAG
- a CDS encoding YiiX/YebB-like N1pC/P60 family cysteine hydrolase → MRFQHILIPLLFTLSCAIPAQAADTLKDLAQKGLCSEGESTKTCTGHFLAVHGCGKSSVEQGLTKELTEFRTLAEEALSLRAETIKTGVRIKQEMDQGKPLTGDDLALINQGIIQHMALREKLLALAQAHECWLDADDKELAALGVTPESRLKGVMLSLSSALVLYDNYLLAVSLFEGDSKLRRILNERDPGYAVRSAELAKVTMSYDSISNRQRVRRAIKFYEKQMRKSPFTSDTLAMDYVSTLIKQSPSYDMVKKWSPFYVVGRKLGFFGAVTTDTVLGLEREGTSLFSMIFGNAVGLVETRKGRLYGREDVRAEMQKTLQAGDILLEKTPFRLTDKLIPGYWGHAAVWTGSEAELKELGIWDHPVVRPYQEQIRSGHEVVEALRSGVEMNTMQHFLNIDSIGILRKTAATRSERANTVIQALRQVGKPYDFNFDVESKGRVYCSKLVYLSYSGIDWPTKKSLGRTTFTPDDVAIKAVKGGSLQLVTFYHEGSRVSGNQLDTMAKLMGVTNGSQAAR, encoded by the coding sequence ATGAGATTTCAACACATCCTGATCCCGCTCCTTTTCACCCTTTCCTGTGCGATCCCCGCCCAGGCCGCTGACACGCTCAAGGACCTGGCCCAAAAGGGTCTTTGCAGCGAAGGCGAGTCCACTAAAACCTGTACCGGCCACTTCCTGGCGGTGCACGGCTGCGGCAAGTCCTCGGTCGAACAGGGACTGACCAAGGAGCTGACCGAGTTCCGTACCTTGGCGGAAGAGGCGCTTTCGCTGCGCGCGGAAACCATCAAGACCGGCGTGCGCATAAAGCAGGAGATGGACCAGGGCAAGCCGCTCACCGGCGACGACCTTGCGCTGATCAACCAGGGAATCATCCAGCACATGGCCTTGCGCGAGAAACTGCTGGCCCTGGCCCAGGCGCACGAGTGCTGGCTGGACGCCGACGACAAGGAACTGGCGGCGCTCGGTGTCACCCCCGAAAGTCGGCTGAAGGGCGTGATGCTCTCGCTCTCCTCGGCGCTGGTACTCTACGACAACTACCTGCTCGCGGTCTCCCTGTTCGAGGGGGACAGCAAGCTGCGCCGCATACTCAACGAACGCGACCCCGGCTACGCGGTGAGAAGCGCGGAGCTTGCCAAGGTCACCATGAGTTACGACTCCATCTCCAACCGCCAGAGGGTGCGCCGGGCCATCAAGTTCTACGAGAAGCAGATGCGCAAGTCCCCCTTCACGTCGGACACACTCGCCATGGACTACGTCTCCACGCTGATCAAGCAGAGCCCCTCCTACGACATGGTGAAGAAGTGGTCGCCATTTTACGTGGTGGGGCGCAAGCTCGGATTCTTCGGCGCGGTCACCACGGACACCGTGCTCGGGCTTGAGCGGGAAGGGACCAGCCTGTTCAGCATGATCTTCGGCAACGCGGTGGGACTGGTCGAGACCCGCAAGGGAAGGCTCTACGGGCGCGAGGACGTGCGGGCAGAGATGCAGAAGACACTGCAGGCGGGAGACATCCTGCTGGAGAAGACGCCGTTCCGACTGACCGACAAGCTGATCCCGGGGTATTGGGGGCATGCCGCGGTCTGGACCGGAAGCGAGGCAGAACTGAAGGAACTGGGCATCTGGGACCACCCGGTGGTGCGCCCCTACCAGGAGCAGATCAGGAGCGGCCACGAAGTGGTCGAGGCGCTGCGCTCGGGCGTGGAGATGAACACCATGCAGCACTTCCTCAACATCGACAGCATCGGCATTTTGCGCAAGACCGCCGCCACCCGCTCCGAGCGCGCCAACACGGTGATCCAGGCGTTGCGCCAGGTCGGCAAGCCCTACGACTTCAACTTCGACGTGGAATCCAAGGGGCGGGTCTACTGCTCCAAGCTGGTTTACCTCAGCTACAGCGGCATCGACTGGCCCACCAAGAAGTCCCTCGGCCGCACCACCTTCACACCTGACGACGTGGCCATAAAGGCCGTCAAAGGTGGATCGCTGCAGCTGGTGACCTTCTATCACGAGGGGAGCCGGGTTAGCGGGAACCAGTTGGATACCATGGCAAAGCTGATGGGAGTGACTAACGGGAGTCAGGCAGCGCGGTAG